A window of the Psilocybe cubensis strain MGC-MH-2018 chromosome Unknown contig4, whole genome shotgun sequence genome harbors these coding sequences:
- a CDS encoding Ubiquitin-conjugating enzyme E2 2, with protein MSTNCKKRLIRDFKRLSSDPPGGISGSPLPDNIMLWNAVIFGPGDTPFEDGTFKLLLTFDESYPNKPPTVKFLSRMFHPNVYANGELCLDILQNRWSPTYDVAAILTSIQSLLHDPNPNSPANAEAAQLYRENMKEYVRRVKVTVEESWLDPEEGGLGEGEGEGGEVEMDEVDREGGEPMEGQHAGGAASQRV; from the exons ATGTCGACGAACTGCAAGAAACGGCTGATCCGGGACTTTAAGCGCCTCTCGTCCGACCCGCCAGGCGGGATCTCGGGCAGTCCGCTCCCCGACAATATTATGCTCTGGAACGCTGTCATCTTCGGCCCAG GCGACACCCCCTTCGAAGACGGCACATTCAAGCTCCTCCTCACATTCGACGAGTCCTACCCAAACAAACCCCCCACCGTCAAATTCCTCTCGCGGATGTTCCACCCCAACGTCTACGCGAACGGCGAGCTCTGCCTCGACATCCTGCAGAACCGGTGGTCGCCGACGTACGACGTCGCGGCGATACTGACGAGTATACAGAGCTTGCTGCATGATCCGAACCCGAATAGCCCGGCGAATGCGGAGGCGGCACAGTTGTATAGGGAGAATATGAAGGAGTATGTGAGGAGGGTCAAGGTGACGGTTGAGGAGAGTTGGTTGGATCCGGAGGAGGGGGGTTTGGGCGAGGgtgagggggagggaggggaggtggagatggaCGAGGTTGATAGGGAGGGAGGAGAGCCGATGGAGGGACAGCACGCGGGCGGAGCTGCGTCTCAGCGTGTTTGA